The following proteins are co-located in the Lagenorhynchus albirostris chromosome 2, mLagAlb1.1, whole genome shotgun sequence genome:
- the PSMA5 gene encoding proteasome subunit alpha type-5 isoform X2, with product MEPSSIEKIVEIDAHIGCAMSGLIADAKTLIDKARVETQNHWFTYNETMTVESVTQAVSNLALQFGEEDADPGAMSRPFGVALLFGGVDEKGPQLFHMDPSGTFVQCDARAIGSASEGAQSSLQEVYHKSMTLKEAIKSSLIILKQVMEEKLNATNIELATVQPGQNFHMFTKEELEEVIKDI from the exons ATGGAGCCCAGCAGCATTGAGAAAATTGTAGAGATTGATGCTCACATAG GTTGTGCCATGAGTGGGCTAATTGCTGATGCTAAGACTTTAATTGATAAAGCCAGAGTGGAGACACAG aACCACTGGTTCACCTACAATGAGACCATGACAGTGGAGAGCGTGACTCAGGCTGTGTCAAATCTGGCTCTACAGTTTGGAGAAGAAGATGCAGATCCAGGTGCCATG TCTCGTCCCTTTGGAGTAGCACTGTTATTTGGAGGAGTTGATGAAAAAGGACCCCAGCT GTTTCATATGGACCCATCTGGAACCTTTGTACAGTGTGATGCTCGAGCGATTGGCTCTGCCTCAGAGGGTGCCCAGAGCTCCTTGCAAGAAGTTTACCACAAG TCTATGACACTGAAAGAAGCCATCAAATCTTCACTCATAATCCTCAAACAAGTAATGGAGGAGAAGCTGAATGCAACTAACATAgag cTAGCCACAGTACAGCCTGGCCAGAATTTCCACATGTTCACAAAGGAAGAACTTGAAGAGGTTATCAAGGACATTTAA